Proteins from a single region of Antechinus flavipes isolate AdamAnt ecotype Samford, QLD, Australia chromosome 2, AdamAnt_v2, whole genome shotgun sequence:
- the STK4 gene encoding serine/threonine-protein kinase 4 isoform X2: METVQLRNPPRRQLKKLDEDSLTKQPEEVFDVLEKLGEGSYGSVFKAIHKETGQVVAIKQVPVESDLQEIIKEISIMQQCDSPHVVKYYGSYFKNTDLWIVMEYCGAGSVSDIIRLRNKTLTEDEIATILQSTLKGLEYLHFMRKIHRDIKAGNILLNTEGHAKLADFGVAGQLTDTMAKRNTVIGTPFWMAPEVIQEIGYNCVADIWSLGITAIEMAEGKPPYADIHPMRAIFMIPTNPPPTFRKPELWSDNFADFVKQCLVKSPEHRATATQLLQHPFVKSAKGVSILRDLINEAMDVKLKRQEAQQRELDQDDDDNSEEDETDSGTMVRAVGDETGTVRAASTLGDGANTMIEHDDTLPSQLGTMVINTEEEEEEGTMKKRSLGPFEELL; the protein is encoded by the exons GTCCTATGGCAGTGTTTTCAAAGCTATTCATAAAGAAACTGGCCAAGTGGTTGCAATTAAGCAAGTTCCTGTGGAGTCCGACCTTCAAGAGATTATCAAGGAAATTTCAATAATGCAACAGTGTGACAG CCCTCATGTAGTGAAATATTATGGCAGTTATTTTAAGAACACGGATCTTTGGATAGTAATGGAATACTGTGGTGCTGGCTCTGTGTCTGATATCATCCGATTACGAAATAAAACA ttGACAGAAGATGAAATAGCTACAATATTACAATCAACTCTTAAAGGACtagaatatcttcattttatgagaaaaatacaCCGAGATATTAAGGCTGGGAATATCTTACTAAATACAGAAGGACATGCAAAGCTTGCAGATTTTGGAGTAGCAGGTCAACTTACA GATACAATGGCAAAACGGAATACAGTGATAGGAACCCCTTTCTGGATGGCTCCAGAAGTGATCCAGGAAATTGGGTATAATTGTGTGGCAGACATCTGGTCACTGGGAATCACTGCTATTGAAATGGCAGAGGGAAAACCCCCATATGCTGATATCCATCCAATGAGG GCCATCTTCATGATTCCTACAAATCCCCCTCCCACGTTCCGAAAGCCAGAGCTCTGGTCTGACaactttgctgattttgtgaagCAATGTCTTGTGAAGAGCCCTGAGCACCGGGCCACGGCTACTCAGCTCCTTCAG catcCATTTGTTAAGAGTGCAAAAGGAGTATCAATACTACGGGATTTGATTAATGAAGCTATGGATGTTAAATTGAAACGCCAAGAAGCACAGCAGCGAGAGCTGGATCAGGATGATGATGACAACTCT GAGGAGGATGAAACTGATTCAGGCACAATGGTTCGTGCTGTTGGAGACGAGACCGGCACAGTACGAGCTGCTAGTACCCTGGGTGATGGAGCCAATACTATGATAGAACATGATGACACTTTGCCATCACAGTTGGGCACAATGGTGATCAACactgaagaagaggaggaggaaggaactaTGAAAA AAAGAAGCTTGGGACCATTTGAAGAACTTTTGTAG